The Rhizobium leguminosarum genome includes a region encoding these proteins:
- a CDS encoding glycogen/starch/alpha-glucan phosphorylase produces MARPDDEHCFQADHPLPAPRSSRPEILAEEIIERLTYRIGKDAKVAKPHDWLTATILVVRDRIIDKWMASTREVYATGAKRVYYLSLEFLIGRLMRDAISNLGLMEEVRDALASLGVDVNVIAGLEPDAALGNGGLGRLAACFMESMATVEVPAYGYGIRYVHGLFRQQLADGWQVELPENWLAHGNPWEFERRESSYEIGFGGAVEFITTHDDQPRYVWKPAERVIAAAFDTPAVGWRGKRVNTLRLWSAQPIDPILLDAFNAGDHIGALRESNKAESLTRVLYPADATPAGQELRLRQEFFFSSASLQDILRRHLQQYDDFTSLPDKVAIQLNDTHPAVSVAELVRLLCDVHGMDFDQAWDITRRTFSYTNHTLLPEALESWAVPLFERLLPRHMQIIYAINAKILIDARKGKNFSDAEIRSISLIDESGDRRVRMGNLAFVGSHSINGVSALHTDLMKVTVFADLHKLYPDRINNKTNGITPRRWLQQCNPGLTGLIREAIGDEFLDDAEKLRALDVHSSDPAFQQKFAAVKRANKVALSNLVASRMGVKLDPSAMFDIQIKRIHEYKRQLLNIIEAVALYDQIRSHPELDWVPRVKVFAGKAAPSYYNAKLIIKLINDVSRTINNDPSVRGLLKIVFVPNYNVSLAEVMVPAADLSEQISTAGMEASGTGNMKFGLNGALTIGTLDGANVEMRDNVGEDNIVIFGLKADEVSKVRSDGHNPRAIIEGSRELAQALAAIGSGVFSPDDRNRYTSLIDGIYSHDWFMVAADFDAYAQAQREVDEIWTNQSAWYTKTINNTARMGWFSSDRTIRQYADEIWRAG; encoded by the coding sequence TTGGCGAGACCTGACGATGAACACTGTTTCCAAGCCGATCATCCCCTCCCCGCCCCTCGCAGTTCAAGGCCTGAAATTCTCGCTGAAGAAATTATCGAACGTCTGACCTACCGCATCGGCAAGGATGCCAAGGTGGCAAAGCCGCATGACTGGCTGACCGCGACCATCCTGGTGGTGCGCGACCGCATCATCGACAAGTGGATGGCTTCCACCCGCGAGGTTTATGCGACCGGCGCCAAGCGCGTCTATTATCTTTCTCTCGAATTCCTGATCGGCCGCCTGATGCGCGACGCCATCTCGAACCTCGGCCTGATGGAGGAGGTGCGCGATGCGCTCGCCTCGCTCGGCGTCGACGTCAACGTCATTGCCGGCCTGGAGCCGGACGCCGCACTCGGCAACGGCGGCCTCGGCCGTTTGGCTGCCTGTTTCATGGAGAGCATGGCGACGGTCGAGGTTCCGGCCTACGGTTACGGTATCCGCTATGTCCACGGCCTCTTCCGCCAGCAACTCGCCGACGGCTGGCAGGTGGAACTGCCGGAAAACTGGCTCGCCCACGGCAATCCCTGGGAATTCGAGCGCCGCGAAAGCTCCTATGAAATCGGCTTCGGCGGCGCCGTCGAATTCATTACCACCCATGACGACCAGCCGCGCTACGTCTGGAAACCGGCCGAGCGCGTCATCGCCGCAGCCTTCGACACGCCGGCCGTCGGCTGGCGCGGCAAGCGCGTCAACACGCTGCGCCTCTGGTCGGCGCAGCCGATCGATCCGATCCTGCTCGATGCCTTCAACGCCGGCGACCACATCGGGGCGCTGCGCGAAAGCAACAAGGCTGAAAGCCTGACCCGGGTTCTCTATCCTGCCGACGCCACCCCGGCCGGTCAGGAGCTGCGCCTGCGCCAGGAATTCTTCTTCTCGTCGGCCTCGCTGCAGGACATCCTGCGCCGCCATCTGCAGCAATATGACGATTTCACTTCGCTGCCGGACAAGGTGGCGATCCAGCTGAACGACACTCACCCCGCCGTCTCGGTCGCCGAACTCGTGCGTCTGCTCTGTGACGTACACGGGATGGATTTCGACCAAGCCTGGGACATCACCCGCCGGACCTTCTCCTACACCAACCACACGCTTCTGCCCGAAGCGCTGGAAAGCTGGGCGGTGCCGCTGTTCGAGCGCCTGCTGCCGCGCCACATGCAGATCATCTATGCGATCAATGCCAAGATCCTGATCGACGCCCGCAAGGGCAAGAATTTCTCCGATGCGGAAATCCGCTCGATCTCGCTGATCGATGAAAGCGGCGACCGCCGCGTGCGCATGGGCAACCTCGCTTTCGTCGGTTCGCATTCGATCAACGGCGTCTCGGCCCTGCACACCGACCTGATGAAGGTCACGGTCTTCGCCGATCTGCACAAGCTCTATCCCGACCGCATCAACAACAAGACCAACGGCATCACGCCGCGCCGCTGGCTGCAGCAGTGTAATCCCGGCCTCACCGGCCTGATCCGCGAGGCGATCGGCGACGAATTCCTCGATGATGCCGAAAAGCTGCGTGCGCTTGACGTGCATTCTTCCGATCCGGCTTTCCAGCAGAAGTTCGCAGCGGTAAAGCGCGCCAACAAGGTGGCACTCTCCAACCTCGTCGCCAGCCGCATGGGCGTGAAGCTCGATCCGTCGGCGATGTTCGACATCCAGATCAAGCGCATCCACGAATACAAGCGCCAGCTGCTGAACATCATCGAAGCCGTCGCGCTCTACGACCAGATCCGCTCGCATCCCGAGCTCGACTGGGTGCCACGCGTGAAAGTCTTCGCCGGCAAGGCGGCGCCCAGTTACTACAATGCCAAGCTCATCATCAAGCTGATCAACGACGTCTCCCGCACGATCAACAACGATCCGTCGGTCCGCGGCCTGCTGAAGATCGTCTTCGTCCCGAACTACAATGTCTCGCTCGCCGAAGTCATGGTTCCGGCCGCCGACCTCTCGGAGCAGATATCGACCGCCGGCATGGAAGCATCCGGCACCGGCAACATGAAGTTCGGCCTCAATGGCGCGCTGACGATCGGCACGCTCGATGGCGCCAATGTCGAGATGCGCGACAATGTCGGCGAGGACAACATCGTCATCTTCGGCCTCAAGGCCGACGAAGTCTCGAAGGTCCGCAGCGATGGCCACAATCCGCGCGCCATCATCGAGGGATCGCGCGAACTCGCCCAGGCGCTTGCCGCCATCGGCTCCGGCGTCTTCTCGCCCGATGACCGCAACCGCTATACGTCGCTGATCGACGGCATCTATTCGCACGACTGGTTCATGGTGGCGGCCGATTTCGACGCCTACGCTCAGGCCCAGCGCGAGGTCGACGAGATCTGGACCAACCAGTCCGCCTGGTACACCAAGACGATCAACAATACGGCGCGGATGGGCTGGTTTTCTTCCGACCGTACGATCAGGCAATATGCAGACGAAATCTGGAGAGCCGGATGA
- the glgB gene encoding 1,4-alpha-glucan branching protein GlgB: protein MKTPKTVPEVKLSWEISADEITAILAGSHSNPFAVLGVHQAGDAFVARCFIPGAEEVTAMTLDGGVIGELKQLHADGVFAGPVSLTKVQPVRYRARRGDAEWAVTDPYSFGPVLGPMDDYFAREGSHLRLFDKMGAHLIKHDGAQGIHFAVWAPNAQRVSVVGDFNNWDGRRHVMRFRADSGIWEIFAPDVPIGVAYKFEIRGQDGVLLPLKADPFARRSELRPKTASITAAELEQEWEDEAHLKHWRETDKRRQPISIYEVHAASWQRRQDGTMLSWDELASSLIPYCADMGFTHIEFLPITEYPYDPSWGYQTTGLYAPTARFGEPEGFARFVNGCHKVGIGVILDWVPAHFPTDEHGLGWFDGTALYEHEDPRKGFHPDWSTAIYNFGRTEVVSYLVNNALYWAEKFHLDGLRVDAVASMLYLDYSRKHGEWIPNEYGGNENLEAVRFLQDLNIRIYGKNSNVMTIAEESTSWPKVSQPVHEGGLGFGFKWNMGFMHDTLSYMSRDPIYRGHHHNELTFGLLYAYSENFVLPLSHDEVVHGKGSLIAKMPGDDWQKFANLRAYYAYMWGYPGKKLLFMGQEFAQWSEWSEEKALDWNLLQYRMHEGMRRLVRDLNFTYRSKPALHERDCEGEGFEWLVADDHQNSVFAWLRKAPGQKPVAVITNFTPVYRENYSIRLPSAGRWREILNTDADIYGGSGKGNGGRVQAVDAGGNITCSITLPPLATIMLEPEN, encoded by the coding sequence ATGAAAACGCCGAAAACCGTCCCTGAAGTAAAGCTTTCCTGGGAAATTTCGGCAGATGAAATCACGGCAATCCTTGCCGGCTCGCATTCCAATCCCTTTGCCGTCCTAGGTGTGCACCAAGCCGGCGACGCCTTCGTCGCCCGGTGCTTCATCCCGGGCGCGGAGGAGGTGACCGCCATGACGCTCGACGGCGGCGTCATCGGCGAACTGAAGCAGCTCCATGCCGACGGCGTCTTCGCCGGTCCGGTTTCCCTCACAAAGGTCCAGCCGGTGCGTTACCGCGCCCGGCGCGGCGATGCCGAATGGGCTGTTACCGATCCCTACAGCTTCGGTCCGGTGCTCGGACCGATGGACGATTATTTCGCCCGAGAGGGCTCGCACCTGCGACTGTTCGACAAGATGGGCGCCCACCTCATCAAGCATGACGGCGCCCAGGGCATCCATTTTGCCGTCTGGGCGCCGAACGCGCAGCGCGTCTCGGTCGTCGGTGATTTCAACAATTGGGACGGCCGCCGCCACGTGATGCGCTTCCGTGCCGACAGCGGCATCTGGGAAATCTTTGCCCCTGATGTACCGATCGGCGTTGCCTACAAGTTCGAGATCCGCGGCCAGGACGGCGTATTGCTGCCGCTGAAGGCCGATCCCTTTGCACGCCGCAGTGAGCTGCGACCGAAGACCGCCTCGATCACCGCCGCCGAGCTGGAGCAGGAGTGGGAAGACGAGGCCCATCTGAAGCACTGGCGCGAGACCGACAAGCGCCGCCAGCCGATCTCGATCTACGAGGTGCATGCCGCCTCCTGGCAGCGCCGGCAGGACGGCACGATGCTGTCCTGGGACGAGCTCGCCTCCAGCCTTATCCCCTATTGCGCCGACATGGGCTTCACCCATATCGAATTCCTGCCGATTACCGAGTACCCCTACGATCCCTCCTGGGGTTACCAGACGACCGGCCTCTACGCGCCGACCGCCCGTTTCGGCGAGCCGGAGGGTTTTGCCCGTTTCGTCAACGGCTGCCACAAGGTCGGCATCGGCGTCATCCTCGACTGGGTGCCGGCGCATTTCCCAACCGACGAACACGGCCTCGGCTGGTTCGACGGCACGGCACTCTACGAGCACGAAGACCCGCGCAAAGGCTTCCACCCGGACTGGAGCACGGCGATCTACAATTTCGGCCGCACGGAGGTCGTTTCCTATCTTGTCAACAACGCGCTCTACTGGGCCGAAAAATTCCACCTCGACGGCCTGCGTGTCGATGCCGTCGCCTCGATGCTCTACCTCGATTATTCGCGCAAGCACGGCGAATGGATCCCGAACGAATATGGCGGCAACGAGAACCTCGAAGCGGTCCGTTTTCTGCAGGATCTCAACATCCGCATCTACGGCAAAAATTCCAACGTCATGACCATCGCCGAGGAATCGACCTCCTGGCCGAAGGTCTCGCAGCCCGTTCATGAAGGCGGCCTCGGCTTCGGCTTCAAGTGGAACATGGGCTTCATGCACGACACGCTGAGCTACATGAGCCGCGACCCCATCTATCGCGGGCACCATCACAACGAGCTCACCTTCGGCCTGCTCTACGCCTATTCGGAAAATTTCGTCCTGCCGCTCTCGCATGACGAGGTTGTGCACGGAAAAGGCTCGCTGATCGCCAAGATGCCGGGCGACGACTGGCAGAAATTCGCCAATCTGCGCGCCTACTACGCCTATATGTGGGGCTATCCCGGCAAGAAGCTGCTGTTCATGGGCCAGGAATTCGCCCAGTGGAGCGAGTGGAGCGAAGAGAAGGCACTCGACTGGAACCTGCTTCAATATCGTATGCACGAGGGCATGCGGCGCCTGGTGCGCGACCTCAATTTCACCTATCGCAGCAAGCCGGCGCTGCATGAGCGTGACTGCGAGGGCGAAGGTTTCGAATGGCTGGTCGCCGACGACCACCAGAATTCCGTCTTTGCCTGGCTGCGCAAGGCGCCGGGCCAGAAGCCGGTCGCCGTCATCACCAATTTCACCCCTGTCTATCGCGAGAATTACTCGATCCGCCTGCCGTCCGCAGGCCGCTGGCGGGAAATCCTGAACACCGATGCCGACATCTACGGCGGCAGCGGCAAGGGCAATGGCGGGCGCGTGCAGGCCGTCGATGCCGGCGGCAACATTACCTGCTCGATCACCTTGCCGCCCTTGGCGACAATCATGCTTGAACCTGAAAATTAG
- the glgC gene encoding glucose-1-phosphate adenylyltransferase, with amino-acid sequence MVEKRVQPLARDAMAYVLAGGRGSRLKELTDRRAKPAVYFGGKARIIDFALSNALNSGIRRIGVATQYKAHSLIRHMQRGWNFFRPERNESFDILPASQRVSETQWYEGTADAVYQNIDIIQDYGVEYMVILAGDHVYKMDYEWMLQQHVDSGADVTIGCLEVPRMEAVGFGVMHVNEKDEIIAFVEKPADPPPIPDKPDFALASMGIYVFHTKFLLDALRRDAADPTSSRDFGKDIIPYIVKNGKAVAHRFAKSCVRSDFEHEPYWRDVGTIDAYWQANIDLTAIVPELDIYDKSWPIWTYAEITPPAKFVHDDEDRRGSATSSVVSGDCIISGAMLNNSLLFTGVRANSFSKMEGAVILPNVKIGRRAQLKNVVIDHGVVIPEGLVVGEDAELDAKRFRRTESGICLITQPMIDKLDI; translated from the coding sequence ATGGTAGAAAAGCGCGTTCAGCCACTTGCCCGCGATGCAATGGCTTATGTTCTGGCGGGCGGTAGGGGGAGCCGTCTCAAAGAACTCACCGACCGGCGTGCCAAGCCGGCCGTCTATTTCGGCGGCAAGGCCCGCATCATCGATTTCGCCCTGTCGAACGCCCTGAATTCCGGCATCCGCCGCATTGGCGTCGCCACGCAATACAAGGCGCATTCGCTGATCCGCCACATGCAGCGCGGCTGGAACTTCTTCCGCCCCGAGCGCAACGAGAGCTTCGATATTCTGCCGGCCAGCCAGCGCGTCTCCGAGACGCAATGGTATGAAGGTACGGCCGACGCCGTCTATCAGAACATCGACATCATCCAGGATTACGGCGTCGAATACATGGTCATACTTGCGGGCGACCACGTCTATAAGATGGACTATGAATGGATGCTGCAGCAGCACGTCGATTCCGGTGCTGACGTCACCATCGGCTGCCTGGAAGTGCCGCGCATGGAAGCGGTCGGCTTCGGCGTCATGCATGTCAACGAGAAGGACGAGATCATCGCCTTCGTCGAGAAACCGGCCGATCCGCCGCCCATTCCCGACAAGCCGGATTTCGCCCTCGCCTCAATGGGCATCTACGTCTTCCACACCAAGTTCCTGCTCGATGCACTGCGCCGCGACGCCGCCGATCCGACCTCGAGCCGCGACTTCGGCAAGGATATCATCCCCTATATCGTCAAGAACGGTAAGGCTGTTGCCCACCGCTTCGCCAAGTCCTGCGTCCGTTCCGATTTCGAGCACGAGCCCTACTGGCGCGACGTCGGCACGATCGACGCCTATTGGCAGGCCAATATCGACCTGACGGCGATCGTTCCCGAACTCGACATCTACGACAAGTCCTGGCCGATCTGGACCTATGCAGAGATCACCCCGCCTGCGAAATTCGTCCATGACGACGAGGATCGCCGCGGCTCGGCGACCTCCTCCGTTGTGTCAGGCGACTGCATCATCTCGGGCGCCATGCTCAACAACAGCCTGCTCTTCACCGGTGTCAGGGCCAATTCCTTCTCCAAGATGGAAGGTGCGGTCATTCTGCCGAACGTGAAAATCGGGCGGCGCGCGCAGCTCAAGAATGTGGTGATCGACCATGGTGTCGTCATTCCGGAAGGCCTGGTCGTCGGTGAGGATGCCGAGCTCGATGCCAAGCGCTTCCGGCGGACGGAAAGCGGCATCTGCCTGATCACCCAACCGATGATCGACAAGCTGGATATCTGA
- the glgA gene encoding glycogen synthase GlgA produces the protein MKVLSVSSEVFPLIKTGGLADVSGALPITLKAFGVETKTLLPGYPAVMKVIRDPVARLEFPDLLGERATVLEVEHEGLDLLILDAPAYYDRPGGPYLDPLGKDYPDNWRRFAALSLAASEIAAGLLPGWRPDLVHTHDWQAALTSVYMRYYPTPELPSVLTIHNIAFQGQFGSEIFPGLRLPAHAFATESIEYYGTVGFLKGGLKTAHAITTVSPTYADEILTSEFGMGLEGVIASRIDDLHGIVNGIDTDIWNPATDPVVHTHYGPTTLKNREENRRSIAEFFHLDNDDAPIFCVISRLTWQKGMDIVANVADEIVAMGGKLVVLGSGDAALEGALLASASRHPGRVGVSIGYNEPMSHLMQAGCDAIIIPSRFEPCGLTQLYGLRYGCVPIVARTGGLNDTVIDANHAALAAKVATGIQFAPVTETGMLQAIRRAMHFYQDRKLWTQLQKQGMKSDVSWEKSAERYAALYSSLVSKGM, from the coding sequence ATGAAAGTTCTTTCGGTTTCGTCCGAAGTCTTCCCTTTGATCAAGACAGGGGGTCTGGCCGATGTGTCCGGCGCCCTGCCGATTACACTGAAAGCCTTCGGGGTCGAGACCAAGACCCTCTTACCCGGCTATCCCGCCGTCATGAAGGTCATTCGCGACCCTGTCGCCAGGCTCGAATTCCCCGACCTGCTCGGTGAGCGGGCGACCGTGCTCGAGGTTGAGCACGAGGGCCTCGATCTGCTCATCCTCGATGCGCCGGCCTATTACGACAGGCCGGGCGGACCCTATCTCGATCCACTCGGCAAGGACTATCCGGACAACTGGCGCCGTTTCGCCGCCCTGTCGCTCGCCGCCTCCGAGATCGCCGCCGGCCTGCTGCCCGGTTGGCGGCCGGATCTCGTCCACACCCACGACTGGCAGGCGGCGCTGACGTCGGTCTATATGCGTTATTACCCGACGCCGGAACTGCCGAGCGTGCTGACCATCCACAACATCGCCTTCCAGGGCCAGTTCGGTTCCGAGATCTTTCCCGGCCTACGCCTGCCTGCCCATGCCTTCGCCACCGAAAGCATCGAATATTACGGCACTGTCGGCTTCCTCAAGGGCGGCCTGAAGACCGCCCATGCGATCACCACGGTCAGCCCGACCTATGCCGATGAGATCCTGACGTCGGAATTCGGCATGGGGCTCGAGGGCGTCATCGCCAGCCGCATCGACGATCTGCACGGCATCGTCAACGGCATCGACACCGATATCTGGAACCCGGCGACCGATCCTGTCGTCCACACCCATTACGGCCCGACGACGCTGAAGAACCGCGAGGAGAACCGTCGCTCGATCGCCGAATTCTTCCATCTCGACAATGACGACGCCCCGATATTCTGCGTCATCAGCCGTCTCACCTGGCAGAAGGGCATGGATATCGTCGCCAACGTCGCCGACGAGATCGTCGCCATGGGCGGCAAGCTCGTCGTGCTCGGCTCCGGCGATGCCGCGCTTGAAGGCGCGCTGCTCGCCTCCGCCAGCCGCCATCCCGGCCGCGTCGGCGTCTCGATCGGCTATAACGAGCCGATGTCGCACCTGATGCAAGCCGGTTGCGATGCGATCATCATCCCCTCGCGTTTTGAGCCCTGCGGCCTGACCCAGCTTTACGGCCTGCGTTACGGCTGCGTGCCGATCGTCGCCCGCACCGGCGGTTTGAACGACACCGTGATCGACGCCAATCACGCCGCACTTGCAGCGAAAGTCGCAACCGGCATACAATTTGCCCCCGTGACCGAAACAGGCATGCTACAGGCAATCCGCCGTGCGATGCATTTTTATCAGGACCGAAAACTCTGGACCCAATTGCAAAAGCAGGGCATGAAATCGGATGTCTCCTGGGAGAAGAGCGCCGAACGCTACGCTGCCCTCTATTCAAGCCTCGTCTCGAAAGGCATGTGA
- a CDS encoding alpha-D-glucose phosphate-specific phosphoglucomutase — translation MIKSVSTTPYLDQKPGTSGLRKKVPVFQQPNYAENFIQSIFDSLEGYQGKCLVIGGDGRYYNREVIQKAVKMAAANGFGKVMVGKGGILSTPAASHIIRKYKAFGGIILSASHNPGGPTEDFGIKYNINNGGPAPEKITDAIYARSKTIDSYKIADFADVNLDRIGKDELPGGTILSVIDPVEDYAALMEELFDFGAIRNLISLGFRIAFDGMSAVTGPYAKEIFENRLGAPSGSVRNFMPLPDFGGHHPDPNPVHCKELFDEMMGDDAPDFGAASDGDGDRNLIIGRGIFVTPSDSLAILAANANLAPGYSGGLAGIARSMPTSGAADRVAEKRGIGMYETPTGWKFFGNLLDAGMATICGEESSGTGSSHVREKDGLWAVLLWLNILAVRGESVADIVTQHWQTYGRNYYSRHDYEGLDTDAANGLVDNLRNQLPTLPGKNFGSLKVEKADDFAYHDPIDKSVSEHQGVRVLFEGGSRVVFRLSGTGTSGATLRVYIERYEPDSTRHNIETQEALADLIAAAESIASIRERTGRDAPTVIT, via the coding sequence ATGATCAAGTCCGTCTCCACCACGCCCTATCTGGACCAGAAACCCGGCACGTCGGGCCTGCGCAAGAAGGTTCCGGTCTTCCAGCAGCCGAACTATGCGGAGAACTTCATCCAGTCGATCTTCGATTCGCTGGAAGGCTACCAGGGCAAGTGCCTCGTCATCGGCGGCGACGGACGCTACTACAATCGCGAGGTCATTCAGAAGGCGGTCAAGATGGCCGCGGCCAATGGCTTCGGCAAGGTCATGGTCGGCAAGGGCGGTATCCTGTCGACGCCGGCCGCTTCCCACATCATCCGCAAGTACAAGGCTTTCGGCGGCATCATCCTCTCCGCCAGCCACAATCCCGGCGGCCCGACCGAAGACTTCGGCATCAAATACAACATCAACAATGGCGGCCCGGCGCCGGAAAAGATCACCGACGCGATCTATGCGCGCTCCAAGACGATCGACAGCTACAAGATCGCCGATTTCGCCGACGTCAATCTCGACCGCATCGGCAAGGACGAGCTTCCCGGCGGCACGATCCTCTCGGTCATCGACCCGGTCGAGGACTATGCCGCGCTGATGGAAGAGCTGTTCGATTTCGGCGCCATCCGCAATCTGATCAGCCTCGGCTTCCGCATTGCCTTCGATGGGATGAGCGCCGTCACCGGTCCCTATGCCAAGGAAATCTTCGAAAATCGGCTCGGCGCTCCCTCGGGTTCGGTGCGCAATTTCATGCCGCTGCCGGATTTCGGCGGCCATCATCCGGACCCGAACCCGGTGCACTGCAAGGAACTCTTCGATGAGATGATGGGCGATGACGCGCCCGATTTCGGCGCCGCTTCCGACGGCGACGGCGACCGCAATCTCATTATCGGCCGCGGCATCTTCGTCACGCCTTCCGACAGCCTGGCGATTCTTGCCGCCAACGCCAATCTCGCTCCGGGCTATTCCGGCGGCCTTGCCGGCATCGCCCGTTCGATGCCGACATCGGGTGCTGCCGACCGCGTCGCCGAAAAGCGCGGCATCGGCATGTACGAGACGCCGACCGGCTGGAAATTCTTCGGCAACCTGCTCGACGCCGGCATGGCGACGATCTGCGGTGAGGAAAGCTCCGGCACGGGCTCCAGTCACGTCCGCGAAAAGGATGGTCTCTGGGCCGTGCTGCTATGGCTGAACATTCTTGCCGTGCGCGGCGAGAGCGTCGCCGACATCGTCACCCAGCACTGGCAGACCTACGGCCGCAACTATTATTCGCGCCATGATTACGAAGGCCTCGACACCGATGCGGCGAACGGCCTGGTGGACAATCTCCGCAACCAGCTTCCCACTCTGCCCGGCAAGAACTTCGGCAGCCTGAAGGTCGAGAAGGCCGACGACTTCGCCTATCACGATCCGATCGACAAATCGGTGAGCGAGCATCAAGGTGTCCGTGTGCTCTTCGAGGGCGGCTCGCGCGTCGTCTTTCGCCTGTCTGGCACCGGCACGTCTGGCGCAACCTTGCGTGTCTATATCGAGCGCTACGAGCCGGATTCGACTCGCCACAACATCGAAACGCAGGAAGCGCTCGCCGATCTGATCGCCGCCGCCGAAAGCATAGCCAGCATTCGTGAACGCACGGGACGCGATGCGCCAACCGTGATCACCTGA
- the glgX gene encoding glycogen debranching protein GlgX, whose translation MRGSSSAQAGAIVFETGVEFAVWSHHAAQIELCLFEDDGNREFARLPMARDSNYFHRLFVDGLKEGARYGYRADGIYAPDNGLWYDPSKLLIDPYAKEIDRPFRYDPRLGIYGEDSQDLMPKAIVTTDTRAAIGKPLFKPGGFIYEVAVRPFTILHPDVPEAQRGTVAALAHPSVVAHLKRIGVDAVELMPITAWIDERHLPPLGLTNGWGYNPVAFMALDPRLVPGGMTELRETIAALHAEGIAVILDLVFNHTGESDRYGATLSLRGLDNLHYYRHAQNCPGELVNDTGTGNTLACDHPEVRRLVIDSLRHFVLNAGVDGFRFDLAPVLGRTATGFERDGTLAAILSDDVLADRIMIAEPWDIGPGGYQLGNFPPPFLEWNDRVRDDLRCYWRGDDWKTGALATALAGSSDIFSRNDGMKTRSVNFLAAHDGFTLIDLVSYEGKHNDANGEHNRDGHNENHSWNNGVEGETVYPTIRKRRRDDVMALISTLFATRGSIMLTAGDEGGRSQHGNNNAYCQDNEITWLDWKALDEDLIAHTAFVAGLRRRFTVFCEPGFLSGNGDVEWISLSGEPMTVAEWETPSLSTLGMLLSTGDRSSRGRQTRLGVLFNRSGSRQFFTLPSEGEPDWRQLTPDGVKKTVGRAIVEPRSIAFFVEN comes from the coding sequence ATGCGGGGAAGCAGTTCGGCGCAAGCCGGCGCGATCGTCTTCGAGACCGGCGTCGAATTTGCCGTATGGTCGCATCATGCCGCACAGATCGAACTCTGCCTCTTCGAGGATGACGGCAACAGGGAATTCGCGCGCCTGCCGATGGCGCGCGACAGCAACTATTTCCATCGTCTCTTTGTCGACGGACTGAAGGAGGGCGCGCGTTACGGCTATCGCGCCGACGGTATCTATGCGCCCGATAACGGCCTCTGGTACGATCCTTCCAAACTGCTGATCGATCCCTACGCCAAGGAGATCGACAGGCCGTTCCGCTACGATCCCCGCCTCGGCATCTATGGCGAGGACAGCCAGGATCTGATGCCGAAGGCGATTGTCACCACGGATACCCGAGCCGCGATCGGCAAGCCGCTGTTCAAGCCGGGCGGCTTTATCTATGAGGTGGCGGTGCGGCCCTTCACCATTCTTCATCCCGACGTGCCGGAGGCTCAACGCGGCACGGTCGCAGCGCTTGCCCATCCCTCCGTCGTCGCGCATCTGAAGCGGATCGGTGTCGACGCTGTCGAACTGATGCCGATCACCGCCTGGATCGACGAACGCCATCTGCCGCCGCTCGGCCTCACCAACGGCTGGGGCTACAATCCCGTCGCCTTCATGGCGCTCGATCCGCGGCTCGTCCCCGGCGGCATGACGGAGCTGCGCGAGACGATCGCGGCCCTCCATGCCGAAGGCATCGCCGTCATCCTCGACCTCGTCTTCAACCATACCGGCGAGAGCGACCGTTATGGCGCGACGCTGTCGCTGCGCGGCCTCGACAACCTGCATTATTATCGCCACGCCCAGAATTGCCCGGGCGAACTCGTCAACGACACAGGCACCGGCAACACGCTCGCCTGCGATCATCCCGAAGTTCGCCGCCTCGTGATCGACAGCCTGCGCCATTTCGTGCTTAACGCCGGCGTCGACGGTTTTCGCTTCGATCTCGCCCCCGTGCTTGGCCGCACCGCGACGGGTTTTGAACGCGACGGAACACTGGCCGCGATCCTCTCCGACGATGTGCTTGCCGACCGGATCATGATCGCCGAACCCTGGGATATCGGTCCCGGCGGTTACCAGCTCGGCAATTTCCCGCCGCCCTTTCTTGAATGGAACGACCGGGTTCGCGACGACCTGCGCTGCTACTGGCGCGGCGACGATTGGAAGACCGGCGCGCTGGCAACCGCACTCGCCGGCTCCTCCGACATCTTCTCGCGCAACGACGGCATGAAAACGCGCAGCGTCAATTTCCTCGCCGCCCATGACGGCTTCACGCTGATCGATCTCGTCTCCTACGAAGGAAAGCACAACGACGCCAACGGCGAACACAATCGCGACGGCCATAACGAGAACCATTCCTGGAACAATGGTGTCGAAGGCGAAACCGTCTATCCGACGATCCGCAAGCGGCGCCGGGACGATGTGATGGCGCTGATCTCAACGCTCTTTGCCACCCGCGGCAGCATCATGCTGACGGCGGGCGACGAGGGCGGCCGCAGCCAGCACGGCAACAACAACGCCTATTGCCAAGACAACGAGATCACCTGGCTGGACTGGAAGGCGTTGGACGAGGATCTCATTGCCCACACCGCCTTCGTTGCCGGGCTGCGCCGCCGCTTCACCGTCTTCTGCGAGCCGGGCTTCCTGTCAGGAAACGGCGATGTCGAATGGATTTCGCTCTCCGGCGAGCCGATGACCGTTGCCGAATGGGAGACGCCGTCGCTCTCCACCCTCGGCATGCTGTTATCGACCGGTGACCGCTCCTCTCGCGGCAGGCAGACCCGGCTCGGTGTGCTTTTCAATCGCTCGGGGAGCCGCCAATTTTTCACGCTGCCTTCTGAGGGCGAACCGGACTGGCGCCAGTTGACCCCGGATGGAGTGAAGAAAACCGTTGGCCGCGCAATCGTCGAGCCGCGCTCAATTGCCTTTTTCGTAGAAAATTGA